One window of Acipenser ruthenus chromosome 45, fAciRut3.2 maternal haplotype, whole genome shotgun sequence genomic DNA carries:
- the LOC131720945 gene encoding uncharacterized protein LOC131720945, which translates to MKTTEDWKKVLWTDESKFEIFGSSRRVFVRRRVGERMVPRCVTPTVKHGGGSVMVWGSFAGSRVGDLHRVSGTLNQNYYHSILRRHAIPSGIRLVGQGFILQQDNDPKHTSRLCQNYLRRKEQDGRLQIMEWPAEYPDLNPIELFWDELDRRVKAKQPTSATHLWELLQQCWEELSKQYLISIVERMPRVCSAVISAKGGYFEYTETLNCVNFNKNWKNGGVLKLLTGSVCVCISVCLCLSMCVFQCVSVYVSQCVFVCQCVCLSVCVCLSVFVCLSVCVCLRVCVSVCVCLCVFLSVCVPQCVCVCQCVCVSQCVCVCVSVCVFQCVCVCVCVSLSVCVSVCVSVCVSLSVCVCLSLCVSVCVSVCVSQCVCLSVCASVCVCLSVCLCVCLSVCDSVCVCVSVCLCLCVFQCMCVSVCICVCVCVCLSVCVCVSVCVCLSVCVCLSVCVSVCVSVGVSLSVCVCFCVCVFQCVCVCLSMCVCFSVCVVSQCVCVSVCVCLCVCVF; encoded by the exons atgaagactactgaagactggaagaaggtcttatggaccgatgaatcaaaatttgaaatcttcggttcatcacgcagggtttttgtacgccgtcgagtaggtgaaaggatggttcctcggtgtgtgacaccaactgtcaaacatggaggaggaagcgtgatggtctggggctcttttgctggatccagagtcggcgacttgcacagagtgagtggcaccctgaaccaaaactactaccacagcattttgaggcgccatgcaataccctctggtatacgcctagttggtcaggggttcatcctacagcaagataatgacccaaaacatacctccaggctatgtcagaactaccttagaagaaaagaacaagacggtaggcttcaaatcatggaatggccagcagagtatccagacttaaaccccatcgagctgttttgggatgaactggacagaagggtgaaagcaaagcaacctacaagtgcaacacatttgtgggaacttctgcaacagtgttgggaagaactttccaaacaatatttgatttccattgtagaaagaatgccacgagtgtgttcggctgttatatctgcaaaaggtggctactttg agtacactgagacattgaactgcgtaaatttcaacaaaaactggaaaaatggaggtgttctaaaacttttgaccggtagtgtatgtgtttgtatctcagtgtgtctgtgtctcagtatgtgtgtgtttcagtgtgtgtctgtgtatgtgtctcagtgtgtgtttgtgtgtcagtgtgtatgtctcagtgtgtgtgtgtgtctcagtgtgtttgtgtgtctcagtgtgtgtgtgtgtctcagagtgtgtgtttcagtgtgtgtgtgtctgtgtgtgtttctcagtgtgtgtgtgcctcagtgtgtgtgtgtgtgtcagtgtgtgtgtgtgtctcagtgtgtatgtgtgtgtgtctcagtgtgtgtgtttcagtgtgtgtgtgtctgtgtctgtgtctctctcagtgtgtgtgtttcagtgtgtgtgtctgtgtgtgtgtctctctcagtctgtgtgtgtctcagtctgtgtgtctctgtgtgtgtttctgtgtgtgtttctcagtgtgtgtgcctcagtgtgtgtgcctcagtgtgtgtgtgtctcagtgtgtgtttgtgtgtgtgtctcagtgtgtgtgactcagtgtgtgtgtgtgtctcagtgtgtttgtgtctgtgtgtgtttcagtgtatgtgtgtgtctgtgtgtatctgtgtgtgtgtgtgtgtgtgtctcagtgtgtgtgtgtgtgtcagtgtgtgtgtgtgtctcagtgtgtgtgtgtgtctcagtgtgtgtgtttcagtgtgtgtgtctgtgggtgtctctctcagtgtgtgtgtgtgtttctgtgtgtgtgtgtttcagtgtgtgtgtgtgtgtctcagtatgtgtgtgtgtttcagtgtgtgtgttgtgtctcagtgtgtgtgtgtctcagtgtgtgtatgtctgtgtgtatgcgtgttttag